AAGCTCGACAATAACCTCTACGATATGTCCGGCGGCGCGATCCTGGGTAACCTGGTGACCGGCTTCGGCACCGACACGATCATTGTTTCCGGCGGCACCATCGGCGGCAATATCAGTGTCAGCGGCGGCGATGACAGCATCACCGTCAGTGGCGGCGTGATCAATGGCGAGGTCCGCGCCAGTGTCGGCAACGATACATTCAATTGGCTGGGCGGCGGCCAGATCAAATCCGCCGTGCTGATGGGCGATGGCGATGACACCGCAATGCTGCGCGGCCTCAGTGAAAGCCAGTTGGCCAGCACGCCCTCCCTGGACGGCGGGCTGGGCAATGATCAACTGACCTTCGACAACGCCACCTCCGGCACGCCGGCGCGCTATGTCGGCTGGGAGACGGTCAACCTCAACAACGCCTCGCGCTTTGACCTGGCCGGGGATTTTTTTCTCGGCGACAGTACCAGCAGCACCGGCACGTTCAACATCGATGGCAGCAGTACGTTGGCCGTGACCCAGGGCGCGATTCGCCCCTATAGCGCGGGCCAACTGGCGACGCTGAATAACGCCGGCACGATTGACATGACCACCGGCAGCGCCAATGCCGGTGATGCCCTCACGGTGCATGGCAACTACGTGGGCAACAACGGTCAATTGTGGCTGCAGACCGTGCTGGGTGATGACAACTCCGCCACGGACAAGTTGGTGGTGTCCGACGGCACGCTCAGCGGTCATACCCAGCTCGCCGTGACCAACCTCGGCGGTGCTGGTGGCTTTACCCAGAACAACGGGATCGAGGTGGTGCAGGCCGTCAACGGCGCGGTCAGCAGCACGGATGCCTTTGCCTTGAAGGGCTCGGTGTCGGCCGGTGCCTATGAATACCTGCTGTTCAAAGGCGGCGTCACCGCCGGTACGGAAAACAACTGGTACCTGCGCTCCTCGGTGGTCGCCGTGCAGCCGCCCGCCGTCCCGCCAGCACCGCCCACCCCGCCGGTGGTGGTGCCTGTGCCACCGATTCCGCCAACGCCGCCTGTGGTCGGCCCCGATGAACCGCCGGTAGAACCACCGACCGCGCAACCGGTGGCGCCAGTCGAGCCCCCGGCGCCGCCGCCGAGCCAGGTCGCGGCGGCCACGTCACCGCAATCGGCCGCCAGCAACCCGGTGCTGCCAACGGCCGTGGCCGGTGCCGAGCCTATCGCGCTGTACCGCCTCGAAGTGCCGGTGTACTCGGTCGTGGTGCCAGCCGCGCAGATAATGACCCGAATGGCCCTAGGCACCTTTCATGACCGCCAGGGCGAGCAAAGCCTGCTCACTGAAAGCGGTGCGGTGCCGGCCGGTTGGGCGCGTGCCTACGGCAGCGACTTCAACAAGAGCTGGTCGGGCACCGTATCGCCAAGCTTCGACGGCAGCGTCAAGGGCTATCAGGTGGGGCATGATCTTTATGCGGCGCACACCAGTGGCGGGCAACTGCAACGCTTTGGCCTGTTCATCGGGCAGAGTCGCTTGAACGGAGACGTCAAGGGATTCGCCGAAGGCTTTGAGGACCGGCGCTCCGGACGGGTCAAGCTCGATGGCGACAACTTCGGCGCCTACTGGACGCTCACCGACTCCGCGGGCGGATATGTGGATGTGGTCGCGATGTTTACGCACCTGGACGGCGATAACAAATCCGACCGTGGCGTGAAGATGAACACCAAGGGCCATGCCCTGGCGCTGTCCGCCGAAGCGGGTTATCCGTTTACCGTCTCCGAACATTGGGTGGTGGAGCCGCAAGCCCAGGTGATCCGCCAGACCATCGACCTGGACAGCCAGAACGACGGCATTTCCAAGGTGTCGTTCGATTCCCAGGAATACTGGACCGGCCGAGTCGGTGCGCGCCTCAAGGGCCGCTACCGGGTGGGCAACACGCCAGTGGAGCCTTACCTGCGCGGCAACGTGTGGCGTACGTTCGGCGGTAGCGACACGGTGACCTTTGATGATGTGGACCGCATCAAGAGCGACCACAAGTCGTCCAGCGCCGATGTGGGCGTAGGGGTTGTGGCCCAACTGTCGTCAGCGGTGAGTGTCTACCTGGCGGCGGACTACAACACCAACCTGGACGGCAACGCCCTGGAAGGTGTCAGTGGCAACGCCGGTGTGCGCATGAGCTGGTGACCCGCAAACGACACTGGGCCTGGCGAACGCCAGGCCCACGGGCCACTCAGACGTAATAACCACGCCCTCCTGCTCGCTGCAGGACAGGGGCGTGGGTGTGCCTGAGTTCTTCGCGCAATTCGGAGATCAGGTTGCAAATGGCTCGACTGCTGTCGAGCTTGTCCGCGCTTATACCCTTGACCTCCAGGTCCACACGTTCACGGTCGCGGTCGTCATAGACCCTGATCGTCAGCGAAGCGTCTTCGGCTTTGGTGCACTCACACCGTTTAGGCAGGAAACTTCCTTCAATAATACTGCGAAGCTCTAGTTCCGAAAGCATGGCTAACCTCTCCTTTTTTTGAGACTGCCAACAGATTTATAGGTATCGCGCAGGCACTTGCCTGCGGCGTCTTGCCAGCCCTGGAAGACGCTTTCTTCAGAAGCCTACTCGGCAAAATCCACTGCTGTTGTAACCTTTCTTCATAAGCATCCCGCTTGGTTATATAAGCATTAACTCAGTTTAGGGATCATCGTCGAACCGCATCGATTAAACGTTTAACCCACAAGGTCGTGCCAGCCGCTAACTTGCGCGGCTTTTTTTTCAGCAACATATGGCAAACAAATGCAGACGCCACCGTTCAGCGCGAGGGGCTTTACGCAAGACATACGAAACATATACGATTCGTATATTCCATCCTGTACAGTGACACCTATGGGCATCGTCAAGATCACCGACCCACTGCACGAACAACTCCGTCTGGCCAGCGCCGCAATGGACCGTTCCATCAACGCCCAGGCCGAATTCTGGATCAAGATCGGCCTGCTGGCCGAGCTCAACCCGCACCTGCCCTACAACGAGCTGATCAACAAGCTGTTGCTGGACAAGCCCGACCTGATCCGAGGGCGCAGTCAATGATCAAGACGTCACAACAGCTCGCGGTGATGCGCGAATCCGGGCGCCTGCTCGCCCAGGTATTCAGTATGCTTGACGGCTTTGTCGCCGCCGGCCGCTCCACTCTGGAACTGGACAGCGCCGTCGAAGCCTTCATCCGCCAGGAGTTGAAGGCCCGCCCGGCCAGCCTCGGGCAATATGACTATCCCTTCTGCATCAATACCTCGATCAACGAAGTGGTGTGCCATGGCATGCCCAGCGCGAAGGAAATCCTCAAGGACGGCGACATCATCAACATCGACATCACCCTGGAAAAAGGCGGCTTTATCGCCGACTCCAGCAAGATGTACATGATCGGCACCGTCACCCCCAAGGCGCGGCGGCTGGTGGAGATAACCTTCGAGGCGATGTGGGCCGGCATCCGCCAGGTCCGGCCCGGTGCCCGCCTGGGTGATATCGGCCATGCGATCCAGCGTCACGCCCAGGCTAACGGCTACAGCGTGGTGCGTGAATACTGCGGCCATGGCATCGGCCGGGAAATGCACGAAGAACCGCAAATCCTGCATTTCGGCCGCCCCGGCACCGGGCTGGAACTGCGTGAAGGCATGGTGTTTACCATTGAGCCAATGCTCAACCAGGGCAGCGCCAAGGTGCGCAACCTCAAAGATGGCTGGACGGTGGTGACCAAGGACAACAGCCTGTCGGCGCAATGGGAACATACCGTGGCGGTAACGGCGGACGGCTTTGAAGTCCTGACCCTGCAACCCACCGCCTGAACAGCCTTCAGCGTTGGAATGAGGCGCGCTACCACACTTGCCCTTGACGTTTGAGCTCCAGGCGCCGCACGAACTCCTCCAGCACCAAGCCATAGAGGTCGTCCTGCAAATAGGCATCCTCGATGCCCGCGTCCAGATTGGGGTTGTCGTTGACCTCGATCACCACCACTTTGTCACCGGACTGCTTGAGGTCTACGCCGTAGAGGCCATCGCCGATCAGGTTGGCGGTTTTCACCGCCAGTTCCACCACCGCCTTGGGCGCTTCGTGGACCGCCAGGGTGCGGCATTCGCCGTTGATGTCCTGGCCAATGGCCTTGTGGTTGTAGATCTGCCAATGGCCCTTGGACATGAAGTACTGGCAGGCAAAGATCGGCTTGCGGTTGAGCACGCCGATACGCCAGTCGTACTCGGTGTAGAAGAATTCCTGAGCGAGCAGCAGCACCGAATGCTCGAACAACTCGGCGGTGGCCTTGAGCAACGCCGCCTGGCTTTCTACCTTGATCACCCCACGGGAAAAGCAACCGTCGGGGATCTTCAGCACCAACGGGAAGCCCAGGCGCTCGCCGACCCGTTCGAAGTCTTCCGGTCGCTCCTTGTAGAGAATTTCGGTGGCGGGCATGCCCAATTGATGGCTGTTGAGCAGATCGGTGAGGTAAACCTTGTTGGTACAGCGCAGGATCGATGCCGGGTCGTCCATCACCACCAGGCCCTCGCTCTCGGCTTTCTTGGCGAAGCGATAGGTGTGGTTGTCGACGCTGGTGGTCTCGCGGATCAACAAGGCGTCGTACTCGGCCAGGCGCGAGTAATCCTTGCGCTCGATCAGGTCCACATCGATGCCCAGGCCCTTGCCTACCCGTACGAAATTCTCCAGCGCTTGCGCGTTGGACGGCGGCAGTTGCTCGTGGGGATCGTGGAGGATCGCCAGATCATAACGGGCCAGTCGGCGCGAGCGTGGTTGGCGCCAGATCTTGCGGCTGAAGTTGTCGAGGGCGTGGGCGAATTGGTCTTCCTGATCATCGCGCAACTTATGCAATACGCCGGACTTGACCCCTTCGATGTGCCAGCCGTTATTCTTTTTGAAATCAACCAAGAGGATCGGACACGGAAACGCTTCAAACAATTGACGGGCCAAGTCCTGCAACGGCTCTATATTGGTTCGACCGAAATAAAGTGTCAGGGTAAAGCCTTCGGTATTGCTGTAAAGATGGTGACTCAAGGCTTTATCGAGGGTTTTATCCAAGTCGTCCAGGGCCAGGCCGTACAACGCCTTTTTCGTCAGTTCGCTGATCGTGCGCACCGATGGAATCACCTTGTGCCCCCGCGCTTCG
Above is a genomic segment from Pseudomonas sp. R5-89-07 containing:
- a CDS encoding autotransporter outer membrane beta-barrel domain-containing protein; the protein is MTKASGFPTRAVIAVGLLSLQYITPQTAHSACAFTPGPGNDTYVCDSGTSATGLTDLQGNNTLTLPSGGTGTINGSVTFGAGADAVRIDSGVITGAVQQGNGVDDFIMNGGRIQSLAQGDSRDTFLMTGGTIVGAFEDGDIARQTGGTIGRVDMKLDNNLYDMSGGAILGNLVTGFGTDTIIVSGGTIGGNISVSGGDDSITVSGGVINGEVRASVGNDTFNWLGGGQIKSAVLMGDGDDTAMLRGLSESQLASTPSLDGGLGNDQLTFDNATSGTPARYVGWETVNLNNASRFDLAGDFFLGDSTSSTGTFNIDGSSTLAVTQGAIRPYSAGQLATLNNAGTIDMTTGSANAGDALTVHGNYVGNNGQLWLQTVLGDDNSATDKLVVSDGTLSGHTQLAVTNLGGAGGFTQNNGIEVVQAVNGAVSSTDAFALKGSVSAGAYEYLLFKGGVTAGTENNWYLRSSVVAVQPPAVPPAPPTPPVVVPVPPIPPTPPVVGPDEPPVEPPTAQPVAPVEPPAPPPSQVAAATSPQSAASNPVLPTAVAGAEPIALYRLEVPVYSVVVPAAQIMTRMALGTFHDRQGEQSLLTESGAVPAGWARAYGSDFNKSWSGTVSPSFDGSVKGYQVGHDLYAAHTSGGQLQRFGLFIGQSRLNGDVKGFAEGFEDRRSGRVKLDGDNFGAYWTLTDSAGGYVDVVAMFTHLDGDNKSDRGVKMNTKGHALALSAEAGYPFTVSEHWVVEPQAQVIRQTIDLDSQNDGISKVSFDSQEYWTGRVGARLKGRYRVGNTPVEPYLRGNVWRTFGGSDTVTFDDVDRIKSDHKSSSADVGVGVVAQLSSAVSVYLAADYNTNLDGNALEGVSGNAGVRMSW
- a CDS encoding DUF1652 domain-containing protein, translated to MLSELELRSIIEGSFLPKRCECTKAEDASLTIRVYDDRDRERVDLEVKGISADKLDSSRAICNLISELREELRHTHAPVLQRAGGRGYYV
- a CDS encoding ParD-like family protein, whose protein sequence is MGIVKITDPLHEQLRLASAAMDRSINAQAEFWIKIGLLAELNPHLPYNELINKLLLDKPDLIRGRSQ
- the map gene encoding type I methionyl aminopeptidase, translating into MIKTSQQLAVMRESGRLLAQVFSMLDGFVAAGRSTLELDSAVEAFIRQELKARPASLGQYDYPFCINTSINEVVCHGMPSAKEILKDGDIINIDITLEKGGFIADSSKMYMIGTVTPKARRLVEITFEAMWAGIRQVRPGARLGDIGHAIQRHAQANGYSVVREYCGHGIGREMHEEPQILHFGRPGTGLELREGMVFTIEPMLNQGSAKVRNLKDGWTVVTKDNSLSAQWEHTVAVTADGFEVLTLQPTA
- a CDS encoding RimK family protein, whose translation is MSAVQSHWREVSEQTVAATITSNGYFSAPSKGASQVVIIVERKEDWASYFPSEDIVTAQEYLEQTRENETGKRVQVINLCRGYKYLGHGYYCSLLAEARGHKVIPSVRTISELTKKALYGLALDDLDKTLDKALSHHLYSNTEGFTLTLYFGRTNIEPLQDLARQLFEAFPCPILLVDFKKNNGWHIEGVKSGVLHKLRDDQEDQFAHALDNFSRKIWRQPRSRRLARYDLAILHDPHEQLPPSNAQALENFVRVGKGLGIDVDLIERKDYSRLAEYDALLIRETTSVDNHTYRFAKKAESEGLVVMDDPASILRCTNKVYLTDLLNSHQLGMPATEILYKERPEDFERVGERLGFPLVLKIPDGCFSRGVIKVESQAALLKATAELFEHSVLLLAQEFFYTEYDWRIGVLNRKPIFACQYFMSKGHWQIYNHKAIGQDINGECRTLAVHEAPKAVVELAVKTANLIGDGLYGVDLKQSGDKVVVIEVNDNPNLDAGIEDAYLQDDLYGLVLEEFVRRLELKRQGQVW